The following coding sequences are from one Psychrobacter sp. AH5 window:
- the folP gene encoding dihydropteroate synthase produces MSLFKPLPAYSITARHKTLDLSQPHIMGILNVTPDSFSDGGQFNAVDNAVAHAQEMMATGATIIDIGGESTRPNAQAVATKEEIQRVIPVVKALRQQFGDDIWLSIDTSNPQVIEAAFAAGADIWNDVRALKRAGAAAMAARLDIPVMLMHMRGEPTTMNNLAHYEDVVGEVITELVERTEEVISLGVKRDKIIIDPGFGFAKDYEHHCALLTQLDQLQRLDLPLMFGISRKRFLAQVLNRSHIKSFQDSKAVERDVTSSAASLFALQQGASIIRTHNVAMMQQVVALWQQLTDYKNQNNL; encoded by the coding sequence ATGTCATTATTTAAGCCTTTACCTGCCTACAGTATAACGGCGCGCCATAAAACCCTAGATTTATCACAACCACACATCATGGGTATCCTAAACGTCACTCCAGACTCTTTTTCAGACGGCGGTCAGTTTAATGCTGTTGATAACGCTGTTGCTCATGCTCAAGAGATGATGGCAACAGGGGCTACTATCATCGATATTGGCGGCGAATCCACGCGTCCTAATGCGCAAGCCGTAGCTACTAAAGAAGAGATACAACGTGTCATCCCAGTCGTCAAAGCGCTTCGACAGCAATTTGGTGACGATATTTGGCTATCTATCGACACTAGTAATCCGCAAGTGATCGAAGCGGCTTTTGCTGCTGGAGCAGATATTTGGAATGATGTTCGCGCGCTAAAGCGAGCAGGGGCGGCAGCAATGGCAGCAAGGCTTGATATCCCAGTGATGCTAATGCATATGCGTGGTGAGCCGACTACCATGAATAACTTAGCGCACTACGAGGATGTAGTCGGCGAAGTAATAACGGAGCTAGTCGAGCGTACTGAGGAAGTGATAAGCCTTGGCGTCAAACGTGATAAGATTATCATTGACCCAGGTTTTGGCTTTGCCAAGGACTATGAGCACCATTGTGCGCTATTAACACAATTAGATCAGCTACAGCGTTTAGATTTACCGCTAATGTTTGGTATTTCGCGCAAGCGCTTTTTGGCGCAAGTGCTTAATCGTAGCCATATAAAGTCCTTTCAAGACTCAAAAGCTGTGGAGCGTGATGTTACTAGCAGCGCTGCTAGCTTGTTTGCGCTACAACAAGGCGCTAGTATTATTCGTACTCATAATGTAGCTATGATGCAGCAAGTCGTAGCATTATGGCAGCAATTAACCGATTATAAAAACCAAAACAACCTATAG
- a CDS encoding succinate dehydrogenase assembly factor 2 — protein sequence MTTQPEPTTEQRRIIYQARRGLKELDFYIDPYVKEIYITAPADEQATFAEMLTYEDPDLLDYFTNQSQPEDKSVWELVNKIKTWRHGKDLV from the coding sequence ATGACTACCCAACCAGAACCCACTACTGAGCAGCGCCGCATTATTTATCAAGCTCGCCGCGGCCTAAAAGAGCTAGATTTTTATATCGATCCTTATGTCAAAGAGATTTATATAACCGCTCCTGCTGATGAACAAGCCACTTTCGCTGAAATGCTTACTTATGAAGATCCTGATCTACTTGACTATTTTACTAATCAAAGCCAGCCTGAGGATAAATCAGTGTGGGAGCTCGTTAATAAAATAAAAACCTGGCGTCATGGCAAGGATTTAGTATAG
- a CDS encoding YidB family protein, with product MSLLGNLVTQVARSAMAPDDAQRNPVNQRINPRRTGGLGDILGSVLGGQTTANNRAGGYHPQQYERQPDHGFGLDDILGGLTGSSQRSGMSSGAGGLGDILGSVLGGGQANKSGFGGKGMLVAALLPMVLSWIQRNGGLSGALSKITSLGHEQQARSWMSNNELNDNLDPNEINRLFDENEIQQVAARTGANDSEVRQGLAELLPEVMNQLTPNGNLENENEANQEIEQIISQLSSRLGTLR from the coding sequence ATGAGTTTATTAGGCAATTTAGTCACGCAAGTGGCGCGCAGCGCTATGGCACCTGATGATGCCCAGCGCAACCCAGTCAATCAGCGTATAAACCCACGTCGCACAGGTGGTCTTGGCGATATTTTAGGTAGCGTTTTAGGAGGACAGACAACCGCTAATAACCGAGCCGGAGGTTATCATCCCCAGCAATATGAGCGTCAGCCCGATCATGGTTTTGGTTTAGATGATATCTTGGGTGGTTTAACAGGTAGTAGTCAGCGCAGCGGCATGAGCTCTGGTGCTGGTGGACTTGGCGATATATTAGGAAGCGTATTAGGCGGCGGACAGGCTAATAAAAGCGGCTTTGGCGGTAAAGGTATGCTGGTAGCGGCACTACTACCAATGGTACTTAGCTGGATACAACGTAATGGCGGTCTTAGCGGTGCGTTATCGAAGATTACTAGCCTAGGGCATGAGCAGCAGGCTCGCTCTTGGATGAGTAATAATGAGCTTAATGATAATCTAGATCCTAATGAGATTAACCGCTTATTCGATGAAAACGAGATTCAGCAAGTTGCCGCGCGAACAGGAGCCAACGATAGTGAAGTCCGTCAAGGCCTAGCCGAGCTATTACCTGAGGTGATGAACCAGCTAACTCCCAATGGCAATTTGGAGAATGAAAACGAGGCCAATCAAGAGATTGAGCAAATCATTAGCCAGTTATCCAGTCGTTTGGGAACCTTAAGATAA